GCGCGAAACACGCATCCGGATCAATAACTTACAGGAAAAGGGAACAAGAAAACGGGATCAACCACGAGGGTACAAGAAGGAACCACACCCGAGCGCTGGCAAGACCGCGAGACGAGACGATCGGTGGGCTCCGGTGGGTGAGCCGCTGCGGGGCCGAGGGCGACGGTAGCGGAAAGGAGAGAAGAGAGGACGGTGAAGCATCTGCCCCTTAAATAGAGGTATCGAAGCCCAGGCTGACGATGGTGGAATCCGAGGTGTGCGTGCGAAGCACGTGAGAGTGGTGAGAGAGCGCGCGGCGACGATCGGAAGCAACCGCTATGGATCCTCTCCAGCACTTGCTATAATATAGAATCTTACAACTCCCATCAGAAgccgtagattaaatgtggacccCACTCGACGCTTCAATCAAGGTCAGCCCAAGCCCAACGAAGAGACGGTGCTCGAAGCCCCATCTTTTCCCAGATCCATGACACGTGTGGTCATTGACCGGTCAAACTGAAGACCTCGACTCCGTTAGTTAGACGAGCTCACGTGGCCTTCTCTTCGACCATCTTATCCTTCGGATCGAGATCAGACGGTTCAGGTGGATCAACAATAGAGAAGTCATAGGAACGAAGAGTCCAACCTCAGCGGTTCGACAACGCGCGAAACACGTGGCGTCATACTATCATCTTCAGGGCCTCCTCCCTGTTGTAATAGATGTATCTATTACGGAAGGGTTAACAGCAGATGATGTTTTGTAGCTTCTCAGCACTGTATTTTCTGCAAAAAAACCTAACCTCTTGACATCTTGAAATTGGTAAGCTCTTGAAGAAGTATTTTCTCAGGATGGCCACTTGCACTGTGAATGATGAATGACACTTGAAGTTTGAATAAAAGCATGAACATTTCCTTTTATCCATTGGATGAACAAATATAGGATGCACATTGTGAAGCACTTCCAAGTAAAACCAGAAAATTGTGGTCAGTAGCTAACAAGGTTTATTTGTCAATCATCAGAATCATTtatctcaaaagaaaatcttTTAGGTATTACAATTGAATTTGGTGCAGACATGTTTCCACATCTAGAGATGTACCTGGATTGTGGCAACTTTTCAGCACTAACAGAGGGATAAATCTTGTTTGCTGCTTGGACGAGTCGCTTCCCGACTTCATTTTTGTCATTGCTGCTAAAAATTCTCTTACGCTTGCTGATTGGtgatgaaagagaagaaaaagtcgATGTGCGACGAGGCCTAGCATGAACCAATTTCCTATTGACTTGACTGCTCGATATCAGAGATTTGTTTCCGCATGATGTAGTGTTGCCTGCCTCGTAGCATCTGCTTTCAGCTACACGAGTATCCTTCTTTGCACTCGAAATGATAGCACTTGGTTGTCCCTTACCTTCAGAAGTAGTTGGTTTCTTCTTGGCAATTTTTCCGACATTATTGCTCATGAGACAAACTTGCTTTGTTTCTCTGTTGATATTGAAGGAACAAGCCGTATTACAGTCCGATTCACCTTCATTTGAGCTTTTATCGTCTGCCGAACTTTGCACATCTTTCATTGCAAAACCAGTTGCTTCATTTAGATGAAATTCTTGGGTATTCAGCATACTGGTGGGTTGCACGGTTACACTCTGAGTGTCCATCACATTTTTGTGCAGATTACTGCACGTGCTCGCCTCATCTTGGTTAGAGAAGTATCTTGAAATAAGACCGGTAACAGATATTTTCTCTGACAAATTCATGCTGGGAGTTTCTTCCATCGATAAAGAATTCTTGTGTTGCTCTTTTTCTGATGGCCCTTCTGATACCCAAGCTTTGTCCTTTTGAGTTGCATTTGGAGCAGTATTATCTTTTCTAACCTCTTTCCCAGAATCCAAACTAGAACCAACTCCAGATTTTCTGGTTTTATTGCTGATTACAGCTTCTTTTCCAGCAACATTCCCTTGAATGCCATGTTCCAATTTCCTCCTCTTCGACAGACTCTTCTGGCTTATAAGTGGCAAGGAAGGCACATCAACTTCTCTTTCGTCCCATGTCGAGCAATCTCTCACAATATTACCTGCCTGATTTATCATATTTGTAGCTGTAACTGTAGATATGGTAAAATCCACTGCCTTTGAAGCATTGCTACAATCAATCATGTTGGAAATGGACCCTTCTAATATGTGATCCATGTCAACTTCAGTGCATACGAATCGGCCCCCAGGTGTGCAACAATTTGAGTTGCTTGAAGCTGGTAACTTGTAGGAATTTGGCGTGACAGTTTCTTCCAGATAAGGAGAATCTCGTCTTCTGAATTGGTTCATCGAGGAAGGTATTGATGCTTGGTGCATGGATACGTCTGTCAACCTAGTAGCATCCATTCGAAGAAACCAAGTGCTGTGAAATCCTTGACAGGCTTCCTTTATTGGCATTGAGTCTGGGATATGATAGAGAAAAGATTTTTGTTTTACCTACAAACAGGGAAGAAAGTTAGGATGGGAAAAAAAGGAGACTTGGTAAAAATTGAAGTGGCTAAAAGAACTACCAAGCTACTAACCATGAGAGAATGGACAACAATTTTTCCGAGGGCTGGGAAACAAGAGTTGTGCTCACACTTGAGTTTACCTGCTTGCTTACACATGGCATGATCAAGATTTTCTATGAACAATAAGCACACAAGAAACCAGCTATCATAGATATGTACAAAGATACTAAGGAAACAACAATAGATTCACATGCACATCTTTCATAAAGGACTATTGAATTCAATCTTCTCTATTGCTTTGGAGAGAGGCTTCATTTGGTAGAGAAAATATATTTTGACATCTACCCCCAAAACCCCTCACCCAAACCAACCTTACAGTTCTTCCTTTCCCTTCCTATCTGTCCAATCCTGAAGAAAAGAAGTTGGGAGTCTGGAAGGAAGTCGGGACTTCTCTCCATCTCCTTTCTTCAATTCTCTGCTCTCATCTCCTCTCCATCCAAGTATGCCGTGTAGCATTACCAAGATCTTTCTCTCTCTAGGGAATTAAGTAACCTAATGGTTCTGGTTGCAAACACAATCAAACATCCCCAGGTTAATCAAATGAGCGTCTCTAAGTGGACACACTACTACCGCAAGCATAGCAAGGTACTCCGGAAGTCCCCTAGTATCTTTCAGCGAATAGTTCCAACTACAGACACATATACCTTGACAAATCAGTTGACGCATTTGATCAAACAATTGGAAGGCATGCGAGAGCGCACACAAATCCACCACAGAATGGAGACAAAATATTGGAAACAGCGCAATCTTCGATCGGATTCCTTACGTTTCAGATCGCCGGCCGTGATGTTATCAGGGACGGATAAGGCGAAGCGAGTGCCGAGGTTGGTGTCGACGAAGAGGGGCGTCTCGGCCAAGAACCCCATGGGCACGGGAACGGGATCGGAGAGCAAAGCTGCGGCCTTTGGGTCCCCTTTCGCAGTCCAACCGAGCTTCTATTTCTGTTCTTTTAATTTCCCACTACCGAACGGCCGTTATAATAAAGTTTAAATAACGGCTGCCACAACGATCTTTTActcgtcatatatatatatatatatatatatatatatatatatatatatatatatatatatatatatatatatatatatatatatatatatatatattattttatttttattttttttttttcatgttagcATTTAAAATTGTTGGGAGCTGATCAAACACTGTGCCTTAGTTACTGTTGGTGGAATGTGTAATTGGCATTATCCTCAATGATTCGATTACATGACCTAAGTAAGTCACATCCAAGCAACATAAATAGAAGGCCAACTATTTTCCATACCATGAATCC
This DNA window, taken from Musa acuminata AAA Group cultivar baxijiao chromosome BXJ3-7, Cavendish_Baxijiao_AAA, whole genome shotgun sequence, encodes the following:
- the LOC108953366 gene encoding uncharacterized protein LOC108953366, with the protein product MGFLAETPLFVDTNLGTRFALSVPDNITAGDLKRKLKCEHNSCFPALGKIVVHSLMVKQKSFLYHIPDSMPIKEACQGFHSTWFLRMDATRLTDVSMHQASIPSSMNQFRRRDSPYLEETVTPNSYKLPASSNSNCCTPGGRFVCTEVDMDHILEGSISNMIDCSNASKAVDFTISTVTATNMINQAGNIVRDCSTWDEREVDVPSLPLISQKSLSKRRKLEHGIQGNVAGKEAVISNKTRKSGVGSSLDSGKEVRKDNTAPNATQKDKAWVSEGPSEKEQHKNSLSMEETPSMNLSEKISVTGLISRYFSNQDEASTCSNLHKNVMDTQSVTVQPTSMLNTQEFHLNEATGFAMKDVQSSADDKSSNEGESDCNTACSFNINRETKQVCLMSNNVGKIAKKKPTTSEGKGQPSAIISSAKKDTRVAESRCYEAGNTTSCGNKSLISSSQVNRKLVHARPRRTSTFSSLSSPISKRKRIFSSNDKNEVGKRLVQAANKIYPSVSAEKLPQSRYISRCGNMSAPNSIVIPKRFSFEINDSDD